Below is a window of Candidatus Chromulinivoraceae bacterium DNA.
AACATTGCGCCTTCTTACGAAAAGCTTGCGTCCAATTCCGACTGAGTTGACTAATAAAGAAGAGCGTCTTCGCCGCCGTTACCTCGACATGGGCGTCAATCAAGATGTACGGGATCGTTTCGTCCGTCGCTCAAAGTTCTGGCAAGCAACACGTGATTATCTTAACAGCCATGACTTCATAGAGGTAAATATCCCTGTGCTTGAACATACGACTGGTGGTGCTGATGCTAATCCGTTTGTCACCCACATGGACGCTCTTGGTCAAGATTTTTATCTTCGGATAAGTCACGAGCTTCCACTTAAACGACTTGTTGGCGCTGGTTTTGAAAAGGTTTACGATCTTGGTCCACGTTTTCGCAACGAGAACTACAGCGACGAACATCTTCCCGAGCATGTGGCTATGGAATGGTACTGGGCTTATGCTAACTGGCGGGATGGTATGGCATTTATGGAAGGCATGTATAAATATGTGCTTCAAGAGACATTCGGTACACTCAAATTTAAACTTGGTAGGTTTGATGTTGATATGAGTGGTGAGTGGGAGGTCTGGGACTATGCCGAGGTTATTAAAAAGCATTACGATATTGATGTTTACGAAAGTTCGCTCGATGATGTCAAAAAGGCGCTTGCAGATAACAAGCTAGAAGTAGAGCAAACTGAAAACCGCGCTCGTGGTATTGATAAGCTCTGGAAGAATATTCGCAAAGACGTTGCTGGGCCTGTGTGGCTTATTAATACGCCTAAGTTCATTAGTCCACTCGCTAAGAGTAATCCTGACGATGATAATACCGTCCAACGTTTCCAGCCGGTTATCGTGGGTAGTGAGCTTGGTAATGGCTTTTCCGAGCTAAACGATCCGATCGATCAGCTTAATCGATTTCTTGAACAGCAGGCAATGCGCGAAGCGGGGGATGACGAGGCGATGATGCTCGATATTGACTTCGTTGAGATGCTCGAATATGGCATGCCACCAGCTTGTGGCTGGGGTTATAGTGAACGCGTTTTCTGGATTTTTGAGGGTGTCACTGCGCGTGAAGGTGTACCATTCCCACAGCTTCGCGTCGAGTATGACTCTACGACACGTGAGCTCTATCCTGGTGTAAAATTTGATTAAAAAATAGCTCCTCTGGGAGCTATTTTTATGTATAGTTCAAATAGTATTAGGCGGTCTTATTGATCGCGTCAGTGTTCTCGGCAATCTCACCCATTAAGATAGCAATTTCATCTTCTACAATTTCTTTCAGCTCAGGTACGTTCTGTTGTAGCCATGTGCCAATCTGTTCGTCGGTGCTATTCGCCTCTTGTAGGTTAATTAACTGCTCGAGTCGAGTCTCGTCAAGTGTTGAGGCTACTTCCGCGCCGATGCGCTCTTGTAATATTTCGTTCAAGTGCTCAAGCAACGATTCTTCATCCTGGTCGCCAATAGCAACGCCAAATGTTTTAAGTGTGTCTTCTGTGATATATTGTTCTTCCATCATAATCCTTTGATTTTTATCTATGTAATAGTCTTACTATACTACTCTCTGCCAAAGTCCATCCAGGCGGTTGCGGCTGCCGAGGCACTCGCCCGCGCGCGGCCTAATAAGGCGAGTGCGCCTTTACCTAGCTTTCCGAGCTTAAGTTTCTGAACGATATTCTTTGCACGTTCACTCACATTTTTAACTCGTTCGCGGCGTCTTTCACGTCGTTCTGCTGCAGCTGCAGCTCGTTCCGTGGCTTTTTCGCGAGCAGCAAGGGCACGCTCTTCGTCGCTACCAGTCTCTTTTTCGGACTCGGTGGTTGCTTTAGTCTCGGACTCTGTAACCTCGGGGACACTTTTCTCGTCAGGCTCTGGAGCGGGGGATTCAGACACGGTATCTTTATCAGGAGCTGGCTCCTTAGTCTCAGCGGCGGTATCGTCTGCTTCGGTGTCTATTAGTTCGGGTTCCCCCATGATTGCCTCATTCTGTTCGTCAGAAAGAAATCCAGCAGTTCGAGCGTCGCGGCGTTCTTTGGCTGCGACGTACTTACGCGCAATCCAGGCAGAAAAGTTCATATTTAACTTACCCTTACCCTGTTTGTGCCATTCACCCCGAGGCGGAATAATACCTTGAGACTCCAAAAAACTAAGGCTGGCGTTTCCGATCTTATTAAAGAGCTTTTTAGCTTTTTCACGACGCTCTTGACTGCGTTCGTTGCTTTCTCGTTCCTTGACTACGTCTATGTTCTCTGTATAAGAGTCGTACGCTTGATCCTGTGCTTGAGCCTTGCGGCTCTGGTCTTCATTTAAGGCTTCTTTATGAGCCTTATTAATTGCCCGGTCTTCAAGGAATGAACCTACTTTTTCTGCAGTGATCTCAAGGCGAATAGCCCATTTTGAAGTAACACGCGTATCGATTGGTTCTTCGATTGAATTGATTTCGTCTATCGTTTCCGGATCCACATCAGGTGTGGCGGGAAGCGATTCGGGTGCTGGTAGTGTGCTAGGTAAGTGCTCAGACATATTTTTCTGTTTTTGTTATGTTGTATATACATATAAGCATAAACATGTTTAAAAGTCAATGACCATCAAACATTTAACAGAAAAAACAATAGTTGTACAAAATAGGAATTATACTATACTAAGTATAGTATTTTGTAATAAGGGAGTAAAAAATGACCAAAATTGCCGTATTTGTAGGTAGTCTGCAAAAGGAGTCGTACAATAAAAAAATAGCTAAAACGCTTGAAAAGCTTTTGCCTGAAGGCGTAGAGTTTAACTATGTTGATCTTCAGCTACCTCTTTTTAACCAGGATCTTGAGTCTAACTATCCGGTTGAAGCTCAGGCTGTCAAAGATATCGTAGTAGCGGCGGATGGTGTATTGTTTGTGACACCTGAATATAACAGAAGCATACCGGGTGTGCTAAAAAATGCCATCGACTGGGCTAGTCGGCCATATGGTACAAGTGCTTTTGCAGGTAAGCCAGTCGGAATGATTGGTGCTTCTATCAGTCCTGTTGGAACAGCCATCGCTCAGTCTGACCTTCGGCATATTGTGGCATTCCTAGGCATGAAACTGATGGGCCAGCCAGAGGTGTATGTAGCAAATACAATGGGATTGTCATTTGACGAAGACGGCTTACTAACTGACGAGCATTGGCGCGAAAATCTCAAAAAATATGGTGAAGCTTTGACTGCATGGATAGAGTCTGAGAAGTAACAATCTTGACTTTTAAGCATATGTATGATATAAAAATATCACAATGCGTTTACGACGAGACAAACACGAAAAAACATCCACAGCTGTGAACGAAATACCTGTTTTACAGGGGAGAACACCTAACGTTCTTCGAGGACATGAGGATAATCCAGAGCAGCCGGTACGGATTTTGTCTCAGTACGGTGTGGTTGATATGGAATCGGGCCAGTCTAGGCTTCAGATGGAACTGATTTGGGCGCAAACTGCAGTTGACCTTAAGAGAATTAAGGTAGAGGATATAAACGAAATCCTTTTGACGATGGGTGAACGTGTCGTGAAGCCGCTTCTTTCTGGGGTCGCACAGCAGTTTGGTCGCTATATTATTGAACATCCGCGTGCGCATGAAGAAGACCCAATTGAAGGCGAGGTCTTTGTATTAGGTCGTCGGTTAACCGACTACTCTTTTATAGAGCAGGGTGATGAAATTACAGTGACATCCCATCGATTTGTTGACTCGGTTCGTGAGAAAGTGGATATTCCTGCTGGTTCACGTATGACGGCAGCGGTTACGATGAGCGCACCCGAGGCTGTACCGTGGACGCAAGAAGTGCTTGAGGCTAAGAATGTGAATTCAGTAGTAAACACCACTGGTGACCCGACGGACGAAGAGAAATTTACGCGTCGTGTTCGCGATGCAATCGGTTTATATAGAACTATGAACGATTTATAAATAAGACCGGCTATCAAGGCCGGTCTTATTTTGGGCTTGTATTTTTGTAGTACCTTGTATAACATAGAACTATGACACAGAAAAGTTCAAGCGAAGAATATGCCGAACAATTGGCAGTGCAACTGCGCAAGGGTTTTTTGGCGTACTGCGTTTTAAAGGTGTGTAGCGACATTCCTGTCTACACAAGTGATGTAATTCGTCGCTTGCGCGACGCCGAGCTCGTGGTTGTAGAGGGTACGATCTATCCGTTACTTAGTCGTCTACAAAAAGATGGACTTTTGACACACGAATGGCAGGAATCGGAGCAGGGACCACCTCGCAAATACTACAAAGTAACCGATTTTGGGCGTGAGGTTATGAGTGAAGTGACACATAAGATTACAACGTTAAATACAACGCTGAAGAAGCTATAAGGAAAAGCTATGAAAGAAGTTACGAGAATTCATATCGCCAAAACCTCCTACGACGTAGAGATTGGTGCAAAAAAGGACCTTGAAGTATATCTGAAAGCGTTGGAGGCATATAGCCACGATGCTGATTTGGTAGAAGACGTTGAAATTAGGATGACTGAAATTTTGGCCGAGCGTGGCGTTAAAAAAGATCATGTGATTTCAAGTGCTGATGTAAAGGCGTTGAAGACACAACTGGGAGAACCTCAAGAATTTAAAGCCGATGGTGAGGACATAGAGGATTCTGTAGAAAACGAGATTCCTATGAATAGCGCTGGTCGCAAGCTGTACCGTGATACCGATCATGCGGTTCTTGGTGGTGTACTAAGTGGAATCGCGGCGTTCTTTGGAGTTAGCCCGGCTCTTATTCGTGTTGTGTTCATCTTACTTCTACTTGCATCGTTCGGTACGGCGCTTTTAGCGTATATACTTTTATGGGCGGTTGTTCCACCTGCTCGCACAGCTGCGGATAGGTTGCAAATGGCTGGAAAGCCAGTCACGATTGCTTCAATTCGTGAGGTAAACGAAACGATCGAGCCAAGGGCAACTAGGATGGATGAAGGTACAAAGCGAGTGCTTCAAAATATCGTCGGTGTTGTGTGCGTTGTTGGCGCTGCTGGAACAGCATTCTTTACGGCAATGGTAGGCTTCGCAGTGTTCTTCAATCGCTACAGAGCATTTACACAGAATATCGCTGAATCGCATATGCTGACGATAGCATTGGTCTTTGCTATCATAGCCGGATTACTTCTTGCTTCATTATTCGGTGTATTGGCCTATGCCGCTTTTGCGCGAAAAATGACCAAGCGTGTCATTACGAGCGTTTGTATTATTATCTGTGTAGGACTGCTAAGCTTTTTCGCGGCTGTTGGCCTGACACAATACGTTGTTGTAAAATCACGAGTTGAACAAGATGGTACGATGCCAACGATGCAATTTATTGAGCCACGTAATATAAAGGTAACCAGGTAGGGATGATGATAGAAATAAAGCATGTCACAAAAACGTACGGTAAAAAACAGAACATTTTTACAGCGCTAGATGATATTAACTTTGATATTCCGGAAGGTGCCAGTGTTGCTATTATAGGTAAGTCAGGTTCGGGAAAATCGACGCTTATGCATGTAATGAGTGGTCTTGACCGTGCGAATAAGGGCGAGGTTGTGATTGATGGTCGCAGCATTATGAAGCTTAGTCAAAAACAGATTGACATGTTTCGTTCTCGTCGCATGAGTTTCATCTTTCAGAGCTTTTTCGTTCAAGCCAACGAATCTTGTTACGACAACGTGAGCTTACCTTTAGAAATTGCTAACGTTTCGCAGCGAACGCGCGACAAGAAAATTGAAGCAGCGCTTGAAGCGGTGGAACTGCTTGATAAAAAAGAATCTCGCGCTCGCGATCTCTCGGGTGGCCAAAAGCAACGTCTTGCCATTGCGCGTGCTATTGTTAATAATCCAAAAATTTTATTCGCAGATGAACCAACTGGCAACCTTGATAGCGCAACCGGGGAAGTCGTTGAAAAGCTGCTTTTTGGTTATAACAAGAATAATGGTGCGACATTGATTATTGTGACGCATGATCCAGAGCTTGCGGCAAAGTGTGATATGCGTGTTCATATTAAGGATGGCAAAATTGAAAAGATTGAAACAGCAAAAAGGAGTGCTAAATAATGAAAACACGAGATATTGTTCGTCGTGCTGGTCAAAGCTTGCGTCATGCGAAAGGACGCACCTTGCTAACGAGTCTTGCTATTAGCGTCGGTGCGTTTACTGTAACAGTTGCGCTGGCGGCGGGTGCTGGAACGCAGGATTACACGAATAATCTTGTAAAGAGTAATGGTGACGAAAGTAGTATATTCGTCTTCGCAAAAACAAACACACAAGATCTTTCGCCAAAAGTATACGACCCTAGCGTAGCAACGACAGACAAAAATGTTTTGACGGATGCTGATGTGCAAAAAATTGAGAAAACGGCTGACATCCAAGATGTAACGCCGATGTATAGTATCAATCCGACGTATATGCAACGCGACAACTCGGCGGCTAAATATCAGACCAGCATTACTATTAAAAGCGATCGTATGGTTGTGCCACTTGCAGCTGGCACGATGCTGAATAATCAGGTATCGACAGGTCAGGTTGTCGTACCGGAAGAATATCTTAGTGCGCTTGGATTTAAAGATGCACAGGAGGCGATCGGCAAGACCATTTCTATCCACTTTGATAAAACACCACGCGTCCGCGGCGATACAGGTGAGGATAAAAACTTGATGGTAACAGCCGTAAGTAAAAAATCGAGTTTACAACTGCGATATCAGCCACAGCTAACGATATCGGCCGGTGACGGTAAGGGTATCTACACTTATCAGCGTGACGGTTCCGGTCAAGCAAACGAGTACAGTGGCGTTACGGCCCGTGCTAGCGATGTATCTAAAGTAGATGCAGTTAAGAAGGCGATAGAAGACGAAGGTTACACGGTTCAAACCCTAAAAGACATCCAGCAAACACTATTCCAGTTCATTGATGTCGTTAAATGGGGTGTTGCCGGCTTTGGATTCCTTGCTATTCTTGCCTCGGTATTTGGTATTATCAACACACAGTACATTAGTGTACTTGAGCGCACGCAGCAGATCGGCCTCATGAAGGCACTTGGTGCACGTAAAAAAGATGTTGGTCGCTTGTTCCGCTACGAAGCTGCTTGGGTTGGTTTCCTCGGTGGAATTATCGGGACCGGTCTTGCAGTTGCAACGAGTCTTCTCAATCCTTGGATAGCTAATAAGTTAGGACTTGATGCGGGTACGGCCTTACTGCAGTTTAACCCTATGACAAGTATTATTTTGATACTTGCGCTGATGCTTGTTGCGGTTGCGGCTGGATACTTTCCATCGCGAAAAGCTGCTAAACTCGATCCGATCGAGGCATTGCGAACAGAATAAATGAACTAAAAGACCGGGGTTATCCCCGGTCTTTTAGTTGTAGATGCTGGCGGATGGCGCGTATGTCTTGGCGGTCTTTACGGCTAGGCATTCCAGTGCGATACACTTTGTGATCTAGGACGAGATCTAGAGGCATGACGGGATATCCATGTACATGTTCGAACGAAGCGATCGTCCGTAAGAACTCTCTATCGAGTTCAAGGTTTGGCTGGTGATGTTTACCATCATGCGGGTGTGTTACATCAACGGCGAGCGTATCTCGAGGGGTATACATTGGCACTGTCTCTAGAAAAGGATGTAGAGCACCAACCTTGTCCTGAAGGGGCGAGCCATTGGGGAGTTTGCGTGAGGTTTGTAGATTTCGGTAAGTGGCAAAGTAAGGTACGACCAAATCGAGGTCACCTGCGCGACGAATGCCGGCAAGGGCGAGAGCGCTACCGCCCATGACAAGTGTTGTCTCTGGATTAAGTTTTGTTTTTTCGAGCGCATCAACCACTTCGCGAGCAAAAGTGTCTGGTTCGCTGTTGTTAGTAGTGCGTCGGACCTAATTATAACATTAAAGCATAAGTATTTCAAGTTTATCTCTGTAGGCAATTATGTCCTATAAGGTTATAATAGTGGCATGTTAGATATACGTTACATCCGAGAAAATGCCCAAGCCGTGCAAGAAAACGCACGTCGCAAGGGTTACGACGTCAACGTCGAAGAGGTGCTGCGTTGGGATAAAACCAAACGCCAGCTCCAGCAGCAAGCAGACGAACTACGTAATCGGCGTAACGATATCTCCTCACGTATGAAAGGCGGAAAACCAACCGACGACCTGATTGCTGAAGGAAAGGAAATAAAAGAGCAATTAGCAGAGGTTGAAACGAGCCTTAAGGAAGCTGATGAAAACTTTATGGCACTGCTTAAAAAAGTGCCAAATATGGCCCTCGCTGATGTGCCAGTGGGTGCGACTGAAGACGAAAATGTGGTTGCCAAAAAAGTAGGTGAGCCCACCAAGTTTGATTTTGAACCTAAGAATCACGCCGTACTTGCTGATGCTCGCGGCTGGATGGATAAAGAGAGAGCTGCGAAAGTAGCAGGATCTCGTTTTACCTATCTTAAGGGTGACATGGTAAAGCTGCAATTTGCGATTATTCAGTTCGTAATGGACAAGCTGAGCGACCAGACATTTCTGGATGAAATCATTCGCGAAAACAACCTAAACGTATCGAACAAGCCGTTTTTGCCAGTTTTGCCACCATTCATGCTTCGTACAGACTTGTATGATGCGATGGATCGTCTTGAACCGCGCGATGATCGCTATAAAATTGAGGGTGATGACTTATGGCTGCAGGGAAGTGCTGAGCATGTTCTGGGGAGCATGCATGCCGATGAGATATTAGACGAAAAAGATCTTCCCCTACGCTACATTGGCTACGCAACTAGTTTCCGCCGTGAGGCTGGAACGTATGGCAAAGATATGGAAGGTACGTTCCGGATGCATCAGTTTGACAAGTTGGAAATGGAAAGCCTAGGCGTGGCTGAAAAAGGTCTTGATGAACACTTGTTTATGGTTGCTATCCAAGAAAAACTTATGCAACTTTTGGAAATACCGTATCAGGTGCTACTAAAATGTACTGCAGACATTGGTAAGCCGAATGCGCGTGGAGTTGATATTGAAGCATGGCTACCTGGCCAGAATAAATATCGCGAAACACATACGGCCGACTATATGACAGACTATCAGGCTCGGCGTCTTAAAACTCGTGTCCGTCGTGATAGTGGCGAAGTAGAGTTGATTCATACCAACGATGCGACCGCCTTGCCATTAAGTCGTGGACCAATTGCAATTTTAGAAAACCATCAGCAGGCCGACGGAACAGTTCGGATCCCAGTAGCGCTACGTCAATACATTGGCGGTAGAGAGATTCTTTAGTGATCTACCTTATTGGTGGGCCAGCACGATGCGGTAAATCAACGCTTGCAGCGCGGGTCCGTAAAGAGATTGATGGACAGGTGATTGCAGGTGATGCGTTTGTTCACTCTCTTCAGGCAAATCTTGAGCCAGAGTGGGTTCCTGACATCTTTGATCATGTCGCAGCGAACGTTTCGACAGCTACGAGTTCCGAGGCGAAAATTGATCGGCTACGACGACGCGACGAGGCTATGTGGCAGTTCTATCAATCTTATATACAAACAGCGATTGGTGACGCACCCGCTGACGATATATTGATTGAGGGGAATATCTGGCCGGACTTTCTCGAACTTTTTGAGCTTAAACATGAGGCCGCTTTTCTGGTGGATACTTCACCGTTGCAATACGAAAGACTTATGAACATTCGTGATAGTGACAGCGATAACAATTGGATGCAGGATTTTAGTGATGAAAAGATGCACGAGTGGGCTAAATTTAATGCAAAACGCAGTGAGCGCTATGTCGCATTGTGCCGACAGTATGGCTACGCTGTCTTTGACATTGCCGAATTAGGAATCCAAGAGGCCGAACACGCGGCGTTTAGCTATCTGCTTAAAAAGGCAGTATAATAGATATATAGACCTAACCAAAAGGAGGGTAGCATGATTGAAGCGATTGATATCACAGGCGTCAAATACGAGTTGGACGCTGCCACCAAAAAGTACGTCACCAGAAAAATTGGCCGGCTTGATCGCTACCTCCCCAAGCACGCACGTAAAAGCGTACGAGCTGAAGTTAAGATCAAGCAAGTTAACCGTGACTACGGCAATAAATACGAAGCCGAGGTCATCTTGACCGTACCGGACAAAGTCTTGACTGCAAAAGATTCAACGGTCAACGCACTAGCGGCACTCGATATCGTTGAGGCAAAGCTAGTTAATCAGTTGCGTAAATATAAACAAAA
It encodes the following:
- a CDS encoding amino acid--tRNA ligase-related protein, producing MATLQDYRDERLRKLEELKSIGVNPYPAESHRTHNAGEISPKFAELEGKTVTVAGRVVGLRKFGKLAFIVVKDFSGQVQLFLRDGDMDMLDAPKSVLGIKELPLLDTGDFVEATGEVIKTKTGEISVGVKTLRLLTKSLRPIPTELTNKEERLRRRYLDMGVNQDVRDRFVRRSKFWQATRDYLNSHDFIEVNIPVLEHTTGGADANPFVTHMDALGQDFYLRISHELPLKRLVGAGFEKVYDLGPRFRNENYSDEHLPEHVAMEWYWAYANWRDGMAFMEGMYKYVLQETFGTLKFKLGRFDVDMSGEWEVWDYAEVIKKHYDIDVYESSLDDVKKALADNKLEVEQTENRARGIDKLWKNIRKDVAGPVWLINTPKFISPLAKSNPDDDNTVQRFQPVIVGSELGNGFSELNDPIDQLNRFLEQQAMREAGDDEAMMLDIDFVEMLEYGMPPACGWGYSERVFWIFEGVTAREGVPFPQLRVEYDSTTRELYPGVKFD
- a CDS encoding DUF5663 domain-containing protein, which translates into the protein MMEEQYITEDTLKTFGVAIGDQDEESLLEHLNEILQERIGAEVASTLDETRLEQLINLQEANSTDEQIGTWLQQNVPELKEIVEDEIAILMGEIAENTDAINKTA
- a CDS encoding NAD(P)H-dependent oxidoreductase, whose amino-acid sequence is MTKIAVFVGSLQKESYNKKIAKTLEKLLPEGVEFNYVDLQLPLFNQDLESNYPVEAQAVKDIVVAADGVLFVTPEYNRSIPGVLKNAIDWASRPYGTSAFAGKPVGMIGASISPVGTAIAQSDLRHIVAFLGMKLMGQPEVYVANTMGLSFDEDGLLTDEHWRENLKKYGEALTAWIESEK
- a CDS encoding PadR family transcriptional regulator, translating into MTQKSSSEEYAEQLAVQLRKGFLAYCVLKVCSDIPVYTSDVIRRLRDAELVVVEGTIYPLLSRLQKDGLLTHEWQESEQGPPRKYYKVTDFGREVMSEVTHKITTLNTTLKKL
- a CDS encoding PspC domain-containing protein; this encodes MKEVTRIHIAKTSYDVEIGAKKDLEVYLKALEAYSHDADLVEDVEIRMTEILAERGVKKDHVISSADVKALKTQLGEPQEFKADGEDIEDSVENEIPMNSAGRKLYRDTDHAVLGGVLSGIAAFFGVSPALIRVVFILLLLASFGTALLAYILLWAVVPPARTAADRLQMAGKPVTIASIREVNETIEPRATRMDEGTKRVLQNIVGVVCVVGAAGTAFFTAMVGFAVFFNRYRAFTQNIAESHMLTIALVFAIIAGLLLASLFGVLAYAAFARKMTKRVITSVCIIICVGLLSFFAAVGLTQYVVVKSRVEQDGTMPTMQFIEPRNIKVTR
- a CDS encoding ABC transporter ATP-binding protein, yielding MMIEIKHVTKTYGKKQNIFTALDDINFDIPEGASVAIIGKSGSGKSTLMHVMSGLDRANKGEVVIDGRSIMKLSQKQIDMFRSRRMSFIFQSFFVQANESCYDNVSLPLEIANVSQRTRDKKIEAALEAVELLDKKESRARDLSGGQKQRLAIARAIVNNPKILFADEPTGNLDSATGEVVEKLLFGYNKNNGATLIIVTHDPELAAKCDMRVHIKDGKIEKIETAKRSAK
- a CDS encoding ABC transporter permease; translated protein: MKTRDIVRRAGQSLRHAKGRTLLTSLAISVGAFTVTVALAAGAGTQDYTNNLVKSNGDESSIFVFAKTNTQDLSPKVYDPSVATTDKNVLTDADVQKIEKTADIQDVTPMYSINPTYMQRDNSAAKYQTSITIKSDRMVVPLAAGTMLNNQVSTGQVVVPEEYLSALGFKDAQEAIGKTISIHFDKTPRVRGDTGEDKNLMVTAVSKKSSLQLRYQPQLTISAGDGKGIYTYQRDGSGQANEYSGVTARASDVSKVDAVKKAIEDEGYTVQTLKDIQQTLFQFIDVVKWGVAGFGFLAILASVFGIINTQYISVLERTQQIGLMKALGARKKDVGRLFRYEAAWVGFLGGIIGTGLAVATSLLNPWIANKLGLDAGTALLQFNPMTSIILILALMLVAVAAGYFPSRKAAKLDPIEALRTE
- the serS gene encoding serine--tRNA ligase codes for the protein MLDIRYIRENAQAVQENARRKGYDVNVEEVLRWDKTKRQLQQQADELRNRRNDISSRMKGGKPTDDLIAEGKEIKEQLAEVETSLKEADENFMALLKKVPNMALADVPVGATEDENVVAKKVGEPTKFDFEPKNHAVLADARGWMDKERAAKVAGSRFTYLKGDMVKLQFAIIQFVMDKLSDQTFLDEIIRENNLNVSNKPFLPVLPPFMLRTDLYDAMDRLEPRDDRYKIEGDDLWLQGSAEHVLGSMHADEILDEKDLPLRYIGYATSFRREAGTYGKDMEGTFRMHQFDKLEMESLGVAEKGLDEHLFMVAIQEKLMQLLEIPYQVLLKCTADIGKPNARGVDIEAWLPGQNKYRETHTADYMTDYQARRLKTRVRRDSGEVELIHTNDATALPLSRGPIAILENHQQADGTVRIPVALRQYIGGREIL
- the raiA gene encoding ribosome-associated translation inhibitor RaiA: MIEAIDITGVKYELDAATKKYVTRKIGRLDRYLPKHARKSVRAEVKIKQVNRDYGNKYEAEVILTVPDKVLTAKDSTVNALAALDIVEAKLVNQLRKYKQNTVLHVGRRGVLSRFKRSYAREL